A window from Callospermophilus lateralis isolate mCalLat2 unplaced genomic scaffold, mCalLat2.hap1 Scaffold_1734, whole genome shotgun sequence encodes these proteins:
- the LOC143387114 gene encoding olfactory receptor 2H1-like: MPKTTRRINQSFPVGFVLLGISEWPQLERMLFWVVILLFSVTILGNSSIILLSCMDPHLHTPMYFFLGNLSFLDLCLTTASVPQMLSHLWGADKSITYTGCVIQLSVFLCVGATEGMLLVEMAFDRYIAVCQPLRYTVLMHRPLCWKLVFLAWLSGLIVSLFQSFTTFQLPFCHHHLLDGFLCEVPVLMCLACGDTTANEWQMTITAVIFTMVPVGLILASYGCIAQAVRSIKSEEGRKKAISTCSSNLLVVFMFYGTVAMVYTDPKSNFASKNSKFFTFFYTVVTPLLNPLIYTLRNQEVQDAWLRQLGKWVSPRKSK; this comes from the coding sequence ATGCCAAAAACCACAAGGAGGATCAACCAGAGCTTCCCTGTGGGCTTCGTCCTGCTTGGGATCTCTGAGTGGCCCCAGCTGGAAAGGATGCTCTTCTGGGTTGTGATCCTCTTGTTCTCTGTGACCATCCTCGGCAACTCCAGCATCATCCTGCTGTCCTGCATGGACCCCCAtctccacacccccatgtacttctttcTTGGCAATCTTTCCTTCTTGGATCTCTGCTTAACCACAGCCTCTGTGCCCCAGATGTTGTCTCACCTGTGGGGGGCAGACAAGAGCATCACCTACACAGGGTGTGTCATCCAGCTGAGTGTGTTCCTCTGTGTTGGAGCCACAGAAGGCATGCTGCTGGTGGAGATGGCCTTTGACCGCTACATTGCTGTCTGCCAGCCCCTGCGCTACACTGTCCTCATGCACCGTCCACTCTGTTGGAAGCTGGTTTTCCTAGCCTGGCTGTCTGGTCTGATAGTGTCTCTGTTCCAATCTTTCACCACCTTCCAGTTGCCCTTCTGCCACCATCACCTCCTGGATGGCTTTCTGTGTGAGGTGCCTGTCCTCATGTGCCTTGCCTGTGGAGACACCACTGCCAATGAGTGGCAGATGACCATCACAGCTGTCATCTTCACCATGGTCCCTGTGGGGCTGATCCTGGCTTCCTATGGCTGCATAGCTCAGGCTGTGAGGAGCATAAAgtcagaggaaggaaggaagaaagccaTTTCCACCTGCTCCTCTAACCTCCTCGTGGTCTTCATGTTTTATGGGACAGTGGCCATGGTGTACACTGACCCTAAGAGCAACTTTGCTTCAAAGAATAGCAAGTTTTTCACCTTCTTCTACACTGTGGTCACACCCTTGTTGAACCCTCTCATCTACACCCTGAGGAACCAAGAGGTACAGGACGCTTGGCTGAGACAGCTGGGAAAGTGGGTGAGCCCAAGGAAAAGCAAATAG